One segment of Terriglobales bacterium DNA contains the following:
- a CDS encoding multiheme c-type cytochrome: protein MRSALLLCILALTLNAAAQAPSKPAAKPAAKPAKAPAAKAVKVSAEGQACLDCHSNSTPGVVAQWKGSAHAANSVDCYSCHKASEKDPAVFDHYGHRIAVIVTPNYCGRCHAAEVEQFEKSHHASAAKFIGSLDNTLGEIVEGGPAAANGCRQCHGSEVKYIKDGKFDPATWPNSGIGRINPDGSLGTCAACHGRHSFSSALARQPENCGKCHMGPDHPQAEIYTESKHGIQFRANIGKMNLESKSWVVGKDYSAAPTCATCHMSATSTQKITHDVGDRISYTLRPVVSIHLPNWEKRRAAMQDVCGNCHATGWVENFYKQYDGTVELYNEKFGKPAKAIMDKLRADKKLTPTPFDEHIEWIFYELWHHQGRRARMGTAMMGPDYTQWHGFYEVAKTFYTEFIPEAERLEPGVTAEVMKSDYHKWHEGLTPEQIQQQIEFYKKRYNQ from the coding sequence ATGCGTTCCGCACTCCTGCTTTGCATCCTTGCCCTCACCTTGAACGCAGCGGCCCAGGCGCCGAGCAAGCCGGCGGCCAAGCCGGCGGCCAAGCCCGCGAAAGCGCCGGCCGCGAAGGCCGTCAAAGTCTCGGCGGAAGGCCAAGCCTGCCTGGATTGTCACAGCAACAGCACGCCGGGAGTGGTGGCGCAGTGGAAGGGCAGCGCCCACGCCGCCAACAGCGTGGACTGCTATTCCTGCCACAAGGCCAGCGAGAAAGACCCGGCGGTGTTCGACCACTACGGGCACCGCATCGCGGTGATCGTGACGCCGAACTATTGCGGGCGGTGTCATGCGGCTGAGGTGGAGCAGTTCGAGAAGAGCCATCACGCCAGCGCCGCCAAGTTCATCGGGTCGTTGGACAACACCTTGGGGGAGATCGTGGAGGGCGGCCCGGCGGCGGCCAACGGCTGCCGGCAGTGTCACGGCAGCGAGGTGAAGTACATCAAGGACGGCAAGTTCGACCCAGCTACCTGGCCCAACAGCGGCATTGGACGGATCAATCCGGACGGCAGCCTGGGGACCTGCGCCGCCTGCCACGGGCGGCACTCGTTCAGCTCGGCGCTGGCGCGGCAGCCGGAGAACTGCGGCAAATGCCATATGGGCCCCGACCATCCGCAGGCCGAGATCTACACCGAGTCGAAGCACGGCATCCAGTTCCGGGCCAACATCGGGAAGATGAACCTGGAATCGAAGTCGTGGGTGGTGGGCAAGGACTATTCGGCGGCGCCCACCTGCGCCACCTGCCACATGAGCGCCACCAGCACGCAGAAGATCACGCACGACGTGGGCGACCGCATCAGCTACACCCTGCGCCCGGTGGTGAGTATCCACCTGCCGAACTGGGAGAAGCGGCGGGCGGCGATGCAGGATGTGTGCGGCAACTGCCATGCGACCGGCTGGGTGGAGAACTTCTACAAGCAGTATGACGGGACGGTGGAGCTGTACAACGAGAAGTTCGGCAAGCCGGCCAAGGCCATCATGGACAAGCTGCGCGCCGACAAGAAGCTGACGCCCACGCCGTTCGACGAGCACATCGAATGGATCTTCTACGAGCTGTGGCACCACCAGGGACGCCGCGCCCGCATGGGCACCGCCATGATGGGGCCGGATTACACCCAGTGGCACGGCTTCTACGAGGTGGCCAAGACCTTCTACACCGAGTTCATTCCGGAGGCCGAGCGGCTGGAGCCGGGCGTGACCGCCGAGGTCATGAAGAGCGACTATCACAAGTGGCACGAAGGCCTGACCCCGGAGCAGATCCAGCAGCAGATCGAGTTCTACAAGAAGCGGTATAACCAGTAG
- a CDS encoding protein kinase, whose product MALRARAPWWIYACAAVFLGYFCLNFVYFEFFGWGTTGLNLDRRADSPVIQSIDRRAKAPGLEPGDVLVSIGDFSIRNNLDFVIAVWNLEGPGPIPVVADRNGTTVHATLSLLRRYQGTPLFVRVVGLLWSLSSLLQLLLAFFIVFSRPHELAARVGALFLAALACEYHPIVTGGAVVWRHLPWPVQGAFLVPDVISNGAWWFLVFAFFSVFPRQVFSRSKWIWLSIPGFAFVLANPLWRLGLVFAPHRLQLNLSNAQVRVGFLAGLSLAGAYVMGGLACLLWSYRRSEVNERRRIRLLSTGAAISLGAFFGGFPLAAFAPKVWARPDMQILIPALMFVFPLCFAYALVKHQLFDVRIMIRQGLQYAVARGVLLYLVPVSVAILVLDLVLHKDQTVGALLSQRGWPYATLGILAAVGHVKRQSWMQALDRRFFRERYNAQQVLHEVVDEIRKASSLEEEAPRAVARMESALHPEFVALLVRGPGEDRYRCIASAPAGVAVGAVDANSKLVGMMRVLGKPLHTTASESSWLRAQLPHEETDFLRQARIELLVPVAMSADACEALLVFGPKRSEEPYSSEDQELLLAIAGALALLLERPATAPARGGYVECGECGECYDSGISRCASDGSQLTPMPFPRTLAGRYRLAKRLGRGGMGTVYRATDTALDREVAIKMLREDLIANPEAAERFRRESRMSASVTHPNLVAIHDFGIESGRGAFLVMELLVGKTLRQQLLHGGRLPAARALDILRGVCAAVEAAHKRGLIHRDLKPENIFLARAESADVPKVLDFGVAKLLARTPDTAMPTADTGDGILLGTAQYMCPEQLKGELVEPSWDLWALAVISYEMLSGVHPFAASTIAAVHSAVLEGRYRPLAETLPDAPSSLPGFFAAAFATDRARRPATAGDLLLLLERSLAPTRAQSA is encoded by the coding sequence ATGGCTCTCCGCGCGCGCGCTCCGTGGTGGATCTACGCCTGTGCCGCCGTGTTCCTCGGCTACTTCTGCCTCAACTTCGTCTATTTTGAGTTTTTCGGCTGGGGCACCACAGGGCTCAACCTGGACCGTCGGGCGGACTCTCCCGTCATTCAGAGTATTGATAGGCGCGCCAAGGCGCCCGGACTTGAACCAGGCGACGTGCTCGTCTCCATTGGCGATTTTTCTATCCGCAACAATCTGGATTTCGTCATCGCGGTTTGGAACCTGGAGGGCCCTGGCCCCATTCCTGTGGTGGCCGACCGCAACGGTACAACGGTCCACGCCACGCTCTCCCTTTTGCGCCGTTACCAGGGCACTCCTCTCTTCGTCCGGGTAGTCGGTTTGCTGTGGTCTCTGAGCAGCTTGCTGCAACTGCTGCTGGCGTTCTTCATCGTATTCAGCCGGCCGCACGAACTCGCGGCTCGAGTGGGGGCGCTTTTCCTGGCGGCCTTGGCCTGTGAGTACCACCCGATCGTCACCGGGGGAGCCGTCGTTTGGCGCCACCTACCCTGGCCGGTGCAGGGCGCATTCCTCGTGCCCGATGTGATCTCGAACGGCGCCTGGTGGTTCCTGGTGTTTGCTTTTTTCTCCGTCTTCCCGCGGCAGGTCTTTTCTCGCTCCAAGTGGATATGGCTTTCGATTCCCGGCTTTGCCTTCGTCCTCGCCAATCCACTTTGGAGGCTCGGCCTCGTGTTTGCGCCCCATCGCCTGCAGCTGAACCTCTCCAATGCGCAGGTTCGCGTGGGTTTCCTTGCTGGGCTTTCCTTGGCGGGCGCGTACGTGATGGGGGGATTGGCTTGCTTGCTGTGGAGCTACCGCCGCAGCGAAGTCAATGAACGGCGCCGCATCCGGCTGCTGTCCACCGGTGCGGCCATCAGTCTGGGCGCTTTCTTTGGCGGCTTCCCGCTCGCCGCCTTCGCTCCCAAGGTCTGGGCTCGGCCTGACATGCAGATCCTGATCCCGGCCCTGATGTTCGTTTTCCCGCTGTGCTTCGCCTACGCCCTGGTGAAGCACCAGCTCTTTGACGTCCGGATCATGATCCGCCAGGGCCTGCAGTACGCCGTCGCCCGCGGAGTACTGCTCTACCTGGTTCCGGTCTCGGTCGCCATCCTGGTGCTCGATTTGGTGCTACACAAGGACCAAACCGTGGGCGCGCTGCTCTCCCAGCGCGGCTGGCCCTATGCCACCTTGGGCATCCTCGCCGCGGTCGGGCATGTAAAGCGCCAGAGCTGGATGCAGGCGCTGGACCGCCGTTTCTTCCGCGAGCGCTACAACGCCCAGCAGGTCCTCCACGAGGTGGTGGACGAGATCCGCAAGGCTTCCAGCCTGGAAGAAGAGGCGCCTCGAGCCGTGGCTCGTATGGAATCGGCGCTGCATCCTGAATTCGTCGCTCTCCTGGTTCGCGGGCCCGGCGAGGATCGCTATCGCTGCATAGCCTCGGCTCCAGCGGGCGTGGCCGTCGGGGCGGTAGACGCCAACAGCAAGCTGGTGGGGATGATGCGCGTGCTCGGCAAGCCGCTGCACACCACGGCCTCCGAATCCAGCTGGCTGCGCGCCCAACTGCCCCATGAGGAGACCGACTTTCTCCGCCAGGCCCGCATCGAGCTGCTCGTTCCCGTCGCCATGTCCGCCGACGCCTGCGAGGCCCTGCTGGTCTTCGGCCCCAAGCGTTCCGAGGAGCCTTACAGCAGCGAAGACCAGGAACTCCTGCTGGCCATCGCCGGCGCCCTGGCTCTGTTGCTCGAACGTCCCGCAACCGCTCCGGCACGCGGCGGTTACGTTGAGTGCGGCGAGTGCGGCGAGTGTTACGACTCCGGCATCTCGCGCTGCGCCTCCGACGGCTCCCAGCTCACTCCCATGCCTTTTCCCCGCACTCTTGCCGGACGCTACCGGCTGGCCAAGCGCCTGGGACGCGGCGGCATGGGCACCGTCTATCGCGCCACCGACACCGCCCTCGACCGCGAGGTCGCCATCAAGATGCTGCGCGAAGACCTGATCGCCAACCCCGAGGCCGCCGAGCGCTTCCGCCGCGAATCCCGCATGTCGGCTTCGGTCACTCATCCCAACCTGGTCGCCATCCACGATTTCGGCATCGAGAGCGGCCGCGGCGCCTTCCTGGTGATGGAGCTGCTCGTCGGCAAGACGCTTCGCCAGCAGTTGCTGCATGGCGGCCGTCTCCCCGCCGCGCGCGCCCTCGACATCCTGCGCGGCGTCTGCGCTGCTGTCGAAGCCGCTCACAAGCGCGGCCTCATCCATCGCGATCTGAAGCCGGAGAACATCTTCCTGGCCCGCGCCGAATCGGCCGATGTTCCCAAGGTGCTCGACTTCGGCGTCGCCAAGCTGCTGGCCCGGACGCCCGATACCGCCATGCCCACGGCCGACACCGGTGACGGCATCCTGCTTGGCACCGCCCAGTACATGTGCCCGGAGCAGTTGAAAGGAGAGCTGGTTGAGCCCTCCTGGGACCTCTGGGCCCTCGCGGTCATCAGCTACGAGATGCTGAGCGGAGTGCATCCCTTCGCCGCTTCCACCATCGCCGCTGTCCACTCGGCGGTACTCGAGGGACGCTACCGCCCCCTGGCCGAAACGCTCCCCGACGCTCCATCCTCCCTGCCGGGATTCTTTGCCGCCGCCTTCGCCACCGACCGCGCCCGCCGCCCCGCCACCGCCGGCGATCTCCTGCTGCTCCTGGAGCGCAGTCTCGCGCCCACCCGTGCCCAGAGCGCCTGA
- a CDS encoding molybdenum cofactor biosynthesis protein MoaE, with amino-acid sequence MQVKVLFFGVLKEMAGRASEGVELAEGATLSDLLERYEKEVPKLKQYRGSIALSVNQEYAAASTRLKNGDEIGLLPPVSGGADEEPLVRIVHERIDPHQIVTPLERPEDGAIVMFDGIVRDNSRGRRTLYLDYEAYEEMALKQMRGLAAQAKERFAIRNVAIVHRLGRLQISESSVFIAVFSAHRGAAFEACRWIIDSLKKTVPIWKKEYFEDGAVWADGEPFPEEIRRGDGTKREERASK; translated from the coding sequence ATGCAGGTCAAGGTACTGTTTTTCGGGGTGCTGAAGGAGATGGCGGGCCGGGCCAGCGAAGGGGTGGAGCTGGCCGAGGGCGCCACCCTGTCGGACCTGCTGGAGCGCTACGAGAAGGAAGTGCCGAAGCTGAAGCAGTACCGCGGGTCCATCGCCCTGTCGGTGAATCAGGAGTATGCGGCGGCGAGCACGCGGCTGAAGAATGGCGACGAGATCGGGCTGCTGCCGCCGGTGAGCGGCGGAGCGGACGAGGAGCCGCTGGTGAGGATCGTGCACGAGAGGATCGATCCGCACCAGATCGTGACCCCGCTGGAGCGGCCGGAGGACGGAGCCATCGTGATGTTCGACGGGATCGTGCGCGACAACTCGCGCGGGCGCAGGACGCTGTACCTGGATTACGAAGCCTATGAAGAGATGGCGCTGAAGCAGATGCGCGGGCTGGCGGCACAGGCAAAAGAGAGGTTCGCGATCCGCAACGTGGCCATCGTGCACCGGCTGGGACGGCTGCAGATAAGCGAGAGCAGCGTGTTCATCGCGGTGTTCTCGGCGCACCGCGGGGCGGCCTTCGAGGCCTGCCGCTGGATCATCGACAGCCTGAAGAAGACCGTCCCCATCTGGAAGAAAGAGTACTTCGAGGACGGGGCGGTATGGGCGGACGGTGAGCCCTTCCCGGAGGAAATCCGCCGGGGCGACGGAACCAAGAGGGAGGAGCGGGCATCCAAGTGA